Genomic segment of Sander vitreus isolate 19-12246 chromosome 17, sanVit1, whole genome shotgun sequence:
gggctgtcgctgggcaatatggactttcagctccctccaaagattttctattgggttcaggtctggagactggctaggccactccaggaccttgagatgcttcttacggagccactccttagttgccctggctgtgtgtttcggatcgttgtcatgctggaagacccagccacgacccatcttcaatgctcttactgagggaaggaggttgttggccaagatctcgcgatacatggccccatccatcctcccctcaatacggtgcagtcgtcctgtcacctttgcagaaaagcatccccaaagaatgatgtttccacctccatgcttcatggttgggatggtgttcttggggttgtactcatccttcttcttcctccaaacacggtgAGTGGaatttagaccaaaaagctctttttttggtctcatcagaccacatgaccttctcccattcctcctctggatcatccagatggtcattggcaaacttcagacgggcctgggcatgcgctggcttgagcagggggaccttgcgtgcgctgcaggattttaatccatgacagcgtagtgtgttactaatggttttcctTGAGACTGTGGtaccagctctcttcaggtcattgaccaggtcctgccgtgtagttctgggctgatccctcaccttcctcatgatcattgatgccccacgaggagagatcttgcatggagccccagaccgagggagattaaccatcatcttgaacttcttccattttctaataattgcgccaacagttgttgccttctcaccaagctgcttgcctattgttctgttgcccatcccagccttgtgcaggtctaaaatgttatccctgatgtccttacacagctctctggtcttggccattgtggagaggttggagtctgtttgattgagtgtgtggacaggtgtcctttatacaggtaatgagtggagaacagaagggcttcttaaagaaaaactaacaggtctgtgagagccggaattcttactggttggtaggtgatcaaatacttatgtcatgcaataaaatgcaaattaattatttaaaaatcatacaatgtgattttctggatttttgttttagagtcCTTCTCTCACAAGTAGAGTCCTTAAGTGCACCTaagataaaaattacagacctctacatgctttgtaagtaggaaaacctgcaaaatcggcagtgtatcaaatacttgttctccccactgtatatgcaGGTTGCATGATTataaatgtgtttctgtgtgtgtttctttatcTATCCCAGGTTGAAAAGGCGTCCGGAGGAGGGTCAGTCAGAGGAGGCCGGTGGCGATGATGCCAGTGGAGACGGGGACGGAGAGGCCGGGGACGGAGAGGCTGAAGGCGTGGCCACCGACGATGATGCACCAGAGCCAGAACCCGATCCTGAGCCGGAGCCAGAGCCTGAGTCCTCCTCCAAACGGAGCATGTGCGGCTCAGTCTGCTCCTCCCCTGGCAGCTGCTAGCGCCACATCGCCTGACAGTGACGATCGCAGGTCTCTCTGGCCGCTGCAGTGTTTGTGCCATGCCAATAAATACACCCTCACTTCTCCCCTCTGTTGTAGCCAAGAGTGGAGGAAACGCACAGACTGACGCAGAGCAGGACCCAAAATGGCTCACACCATTTCCCCTCCTTTTTTCCCTCTGTAGCATTCTTCCGGTAGGGCATGAATGAAGCAGATTTCCAGAGAGTCCCCGCCTACTGTACCCATCTGCCCTAGAGAAAGCTCTAACTTCTATGCAATGTTACAGTATAGCATGACTATATAAGGTATCACTTACTAGGAGGTGTTGTTCATGAGCAGAAAGCTCCACGAGCATGATGACATCCCGAGCAATAGCAGTCCGCGTTTTTTGGGAGGTTGTTGGTTTCGGTGGAGACGCCTCCCCTCTCAGCCTTCCTGTTCAAAATCTGATGGGGACGACTGAATTATTCAGCACACGCAAGCACTCAGTTTAAGTTATTGCCTGTGTCTTCAGTTCACTCTCCCACCCAGCCTCTTTCATAACATGTGCCCTAATTTAGAACAatagtttctcctggagcaccTTCCTCCTGTTGCAACACCTTTGCGAGACACATTTTCGTTTTCAGTCCCCCAAGAAAGTGGTACCTGTTAATGATAATCCGTAATCGTTATTCACGCTGTAGCCATGGATGCATTATAGGTCAGAATGTTAGTTTGATTTTCCTATTTAAGTGTTAGACTACTATTCTTTCtctgagctttttttttagGATGATAAGGTACTGCAATTTATGGGAAATCAGTACAGCAATCAGAATGAAAGGCTTTTGCTTGTCACCGTGTCCTTAATGGTTACCAAGATGTAGTATTTTAGCCCTGCACCATGCTCTGACTCAGAAAGCATTCAGAAACTGTTCTGGgtaatactgtaaatggcaatcACCAACAATCACATTTTTAAGAATCTGTTAGAAAGCTGTGTTTACTTGACTAGACATCATCATCTCTTTAAGTGCTTGGTTAATATAAAGATCATCTCCCTGTAGAGCTTGTTTCAGGGCTGTACTTAAATGTGTAGCTGTGCCCTGTTGGTACTTCAAACTGTATAGATGAGCTAGTCTAAGACTGTCCTAGTGATATTGGTACATTTATGGTGATACCATTAATCTCAGTCTGAACACCTGGGAACATGTAGCAAAGGTTCACCTTAAAACCCTAAGGCATAATAGAATGAAAACCATGTAAATAGCATACAGTGTAGGTAATTCAACTCACCACAGTTTTATGTGGGACTGCGAACTCGACATATAAACTAAAGaaagagctgtgtggagcttcATACTGCTTCGTTCTACTCTTCTTTCCAAGTGTGCAGGCACAACTTGTAGGCAAAATATGCCAAAGCTTTTCTACCATTTGCATAACCATTTCTAAGGAACTTTaaatgtgtgcgtgtatgtctcTTTTTTCCCAGTATAACATAAAGTCAATGTTCCTTCTGCAAGTGAAAATACTATCATTTATACAATCATATTGTGATTATGTATAAAGTATCTATTTCAGGTAAGAGGGGGGCCTTAAAGTAACAGTTagacatttggggaaatatgcCTATTGGCTATTTTTACAAGAATATACAAGAAGACTGATGCCACTCTGATGTGCATTAAGTACAAACCTGAGAGGCGattagcgtagcttagcataaagaaagcagcaagcctggctctgtccaaaaacAATCACTGTTCCAGTTCAAAAATCCACTTACCAGGACCCGCTAAAGCTCACTATTATCATgttgtattttctgtgtttaatccatgcacacacagtaaTGTTAAAAATGCCCCCTTTCAAATTAATTTCAGGTGAAGTTGCATGCTCTATTAGGCGAACAACTGAATTTCCAGAAATGCTGCACAGAAGTCCTGGATGGATGGCAAAAGTATTGTTACACATAGGTGCTCTAAAACCacaaattatacattttgtgtACAGATTTAAAATCAGATACATTGTCTTGTCTTTAtgtgtgagctttagaggtggtGTTGTAGGTGGATACTAAACTTTGAAGAGAGCCAGGCCATTTCAGGAGACACTCGAGGGAGTGCAAGGCGCTGATCACATGAAAGACGGATGCATTTACAGAGAGTTCTTACTAGCTGGGTTACACGTAGTGTGAAACCTTATATTGTGTAAAACTACAATTAAGAGTGCCTTCAGTAGCCTAAGTTACCTTGTGACTTCTGTATTCCTGTTCTGGTGTCTTAAATATGAGGGGTGCCCAGTAAAAGACTGGCCAAAAAAACTttcttatttaaataaaatgacaacaaacTTTTAAATAATCATTTTACAGCAGCATAGTGTCaccattatacatttttaataaaaacgtATGATATAGCATtaacaaatacacaataaatTAGGGTCTACATTGTGATCGTAGCTACATTGTAGCATTGtaataacaatttaacaataaaGGCATGGGCTTGTTCGCTGTCCTGCGGTAGATTGATGATGGAGGGTTCCTCTCAGTTTGGTCTCTCTATGTTCAGTTGACAGACCAGTACGTTAGCTTGGTATAGGGAGGGGTGGTGGTGAGGAAGTTAGCCTCaaccaaaaaagaagaaatgtgcTATATTCTAAAGTTGTCTTAGTACCATGTTGTGAGAACACTTAGCTGgcttgctaatgttagccaaaTTCACATTCAGGAATCACCAGTCCTGCGGGCAGACACCGGGGCTAACATTAAGCTAGCTGCTAACGGTCAGTTTTGAGTCGTTTGAAGGCACCTTTAACCTTTACCTTGGCTTAGTAACGAGTAATGTCActaatttgtttttctgttgagTTATTAATAAAGTAGCCCAATGTAAATACTTTTTCAATTAGTAACATTttgagatgcaccgattacaattttctaggctgattccgattttctttgagttaggccagctgataccgatttcattttttctaacctctttacagcacacacaaatatttattttctatcttttctttaatagaacattttgcacagaacatagaaccttttttgaacagataatgaatcactataaaatagaactatataaatgactcctggtgtgggaaattcacacacatctaaagtgcaacgttagaaccatttccttcttttcacatccaatatccaactaaaaaaaagtgattttggtttttggtgtcgtccctccacgctctactttttccttgcaggtgttgcatattgcaaacttgttatcttctgcacacacgctgaagaatttccaaacagctgacatgttgcaggttaattcacgaggttccctacatgtgtgaGAATAGCGCCGACACGCACTTCACACGGCGAGcacgacacacggcggaaaaattgagagaaagggaaaaagagaccgtgctgtcgcgtccgcgtgtgcgtgcgtccttgacaactgtaacacgtataacttatgttgtcagttaattgtagcattgaccggcatgaaatcggcatatgtcagactgacctgccggtcgccggtcatggccgagcacgtgaaaaccggccaattccggtcaccggccggtctatcggtgcatctctagtaacATGTAATGAGTAATTGATTACATTAAATTAATTTGCTTagcagtggtagtaatagtTCCGACAGACAATGGAACAGCAGATTAGCTTGCTAGCAAACATGCTAGCTTGGCTTCCTCTGTCGGCCATGTGGCCCCTGGTCTTGTAGTTTGAAGCGGTTGcgctgcttccagtctttatgctaagctaggctaattgcCTCCTAGCCACAGCTTCATACTTAATGCACAGAACATGAGAGTGGTCTCCATCTTGTCATGTCACTCTCAGAaagaaaagcaaataagcatatttcccaaaatgttggaaGAATTTCTTTAAACACTAGACATTATGATTAGATTAAGAAGCTTCTTTAAAGGGATATAAAGTGGCATCTTCCAAGTCTGCCAAAATATATGATGAATTTAATAGTCTCGAGCCCTGCGCTTATTTTGCATGTACCCTTACAATTATAAGCCGGTTTTTGCCAAAGCCTGGAGCTTGAGCCCTACTGGCTGATTTGTGCATGCACAAGCTTTTGGTAATAGCTCACCTGATTATAGACACAGTCCAAATCAGAGTATAACTGGCCTGCTGACTGTTTCTGGACAGTGAGTTTTGTGAACTTTAAACTGTACAAAATCGTATAATCCCAGTGTTATATGGACGGCATGATATTTTTAGATGATATGCAGTACCTTTTGGCATCCTGTAGGTTGTCTTAATTCTTTGTTCAAGTATACAGGCTCGTACCTTTGCTGGATGAGTGGAATGAGGTCAGCAGTTATGTAGTGATGCTCCGTTGTGGGTTAAGTGTTGCGTTATTGACTGTGCAGCAAAGGAAGTTTATTTGGAACTGGGGCAGGTTTTTACTTCACCCCAACACAGAATTTGCTGCATTATTAAAACACTGAATGTTTCATTTGTGGAAAAAAGAAAGCTCAGTTATTTCTAAGACTCATTAAATCAGTCGACACACCATCAGAATCAACATAGACCTGAAGTGGATGTGTAATTATACAGTAAGTTAATCATTTGTAAATGGATAACTAATTTTGACAGTCCATTTAAGTGTACTGTAGCCTTTCTCTAAGTTGCATTACTAATCTACAGTTTTGGCATTTGTTCCTTGATATCAGTGATCATTTCTAATTGGACCGTGCTTGCAAACCCTCCTGACATGTTTCTTTATGTGTTAGTGTTCTGGATGCCGTTAGGTGTTTAGGCATTATGCTAGTGTATGACCAGCAACAGCATGTCTCCTATTCAGCCGTTTTGTGATGGATGCTCTCGAGGCGTACCATACTGTAGATGTCTTAACTCTGTGGATACAGTTTGAATCTCAGTGCCCTGTTGAGAAAAGAAATCGATAagaataaaatgtgatttttgccactcttttcctcctcttgaTCCTATTTTGCATAATGTTCTTGTGCTGCAGGAATTTTGACGGAGAATTAGTGAAAAGCCTTGTTTCTGTACCAACTGAAACTGCTccgtgtgtttaaaaaaatgctgctTTAACTGCTTTGATAAAGAAATAAATCTCCTTCCAGTAATTTTGTGTCTTGGTGTCTTTGTCATTTCCAACTGTTTGTCTCCAGACAGTGGAAGGCGATGAAGAGCAGGGGTAGGGGACAGCTATGACTGGGAAAGAGACAAGTCTGTCACAGGATTAGGAAGAGTAAATAATGCAGACAAGCTTGGCCTTCTTGTGCCTCCTCTTTTAGGATACAAACTTCATTTGGATACAGATACAGTTTATGCATACACACAGTttacttttttgtgtttaaatcATGGAAAAAGATTGGATCCTTCGAAGTCTATGTTCAAAAGAGTTCTTGAATCACTGTTCCACCCCCATTGCCTGGTTCATTTAACTGCCCAGGGTCTTCCAGGATATCCACGGCTGTCTTTTCTGTATTGTCCAACAGGGGGCGCCACTCTGGGGCTTCAATGGCATCTAGAAGAGCAGCCAGCTCAACCTCCAACTTCTCAACTGTGTCCTCCACTTTCTGCAGGGGGCAGAAGACATAGTTGTGCAGTTGACATATGAATAATACATTAATAAGTTGTAGTATGAATAATAGAATCATCACCCATGAATAATCCAGTCACTTATTCATATGAATAAAACAGTTAGTAAGGTAAGGTAAAGTAAGCGTGGGGTTTGTCAGATGAATGTGGACTAATTTATCAGAGTTTTGGGGAAAAAGTTGAGGAATCATGAGGTTTTTTTGCACAGTAAGTGACTTGGGATGTGGCAGTGAGCCACAGCTTTGTCAACATCTTATCCTTGAAAAGGAAATGCTGAGGATTTGTTTTGGCAGCCTTAGATGGAGAGAAAGCTGACATTTCATAATGAAGATGACAAGAGCAGGGGTAAAATCACCCCCGATCCTAAACAGGTTTCAAACAACTGAGTGCTGAATTTAAGCTTGGTTTGGAAACAGCACCTTCTCCACTACATCCAGGCGGTTGTGAAGGTTTGTGTGCTCTTGACAGGCACTTGAACGCACCGCCCGAGGTCGCAGTTCAGGTTCAGGTCCTGCAAACAGAAAAGATGCATACCTGAGTTACAGTGCATAATGTGAGCTTCTTCTAGCAAACCATAAAAAAAGCAGAACAGCTATTGATCATATGCTTTAACACTGATTTCAAAAGGAGCATTTCGCTTTACCTCCACATTTAAAGAGGTACTAGGAACACGAATTAGGAGAACTATTCATTTCTAAGAATGTGCGAGATGCTGAACCTTTTCTGGAAAACGGCACACATTTCAACCAAAAACACAGatttcacacataaaaaaaaaaaaactggttgcCCACTAGAGGAGCAACACAATAATATAACTAATTTCGGAGTTTAAAAGAATTGTTTGACAATTACAGAAATATGCTTGATTTTGGCAGCGTTGaatggagccaggctagctgttcctccttgtttgttttcaacTCAAATAATCTGCCTTTCTCATGCAGAGTCTGAAACGAGTTTAAATCTGTTGAGCAGTCAGGACACCATAATGCTCTTGGTGTGAACTGACTCCTGCAGCGTGGGGAGGGCCACACACATTGTTCCAGCCATTTCCCCCTCACAGTTATGCTTCCAATTATCTGTTTCTCTTTGAAGCCGAAATATTTGAGGGGAAGCCTGCATCGTCTGGCAGGACTCTGCTTCCATTTTCTAGCACCTTCTTAGTGGCTGTGGGCCAAGCTCCCATTGATAGCATTTATACTTTATAAATAAGTGAACCTCTCATTCATTGACAGAATGCTGGCAGCGGTGCTGTCGCTGTTATTTAGATGAAACATTTGCAGTGTACACAGACGGCTAATGTCTGAGAGCGTGTGTTGTTATCTAACTTTAATGATACTAAAGGCCGTATGGTTCTGCGCAGGccccacgcagagctttcgccgtagcctaggtaagtggcctgatgtttatacttgtgcgctggtgtgtgcgtcaaggcccggcatgtgtgtgggtgggcggagtgtgttagagcgagggagaagtgagagagtgatggtgattatcttcagagtgagtagtgactctagagtcatagtgagagaaactaagtgttttctgaccacggtgggatatctgtagcaggaaaagttaaccctctccttgatttcctgttgtttatggagaagaagAACCAGGAAAGGAGTCAGGGAAAaggcaacgctaccaagccacggccgagcgacgtgcgtcgtgtatcgtgtagttacatttttcgagaggtgcacgtcaggcaacggcgtagggtccggcgggggtacgccgtcgattctacGCAGAAGCACAAAAAGGCCTTAAGGCGGTGTAAGGTTGCCTCTGTTTTTTGTCAGTATCATTCCTCTCACACCGTGGCCGCATGCCAATGACCAAACAAGGATGTGCTTTCACATTTTATCTCGGAAAACTATAGTTAGGAGTtcattccattaaaaaaaactatttaggtCACTTTTAAGTTTTCTGTTAGGTAAACCTCCAATGAGCCAAAATACATTGAGCTCTTtccaactgtaaaaaaaaaaactacacccCCAAAcggtttttctttgcttttcttgaagttaaaatctaattttcttGTTGACAGCTTTCATTTTGGTCACTTGTTTGAGCACAAGGAGAAAGATTTCTCGACTTTTAAGCTTTCTGGGTTAAATAAACTCatttcctgcctgtctgtcctcTCTGTTTCACTGTCCTCATTGGAAAACAGAGCTTCACATGTGCACACTTTatttttagaacaaaaacacacacagtctgtcaaACAAACAGTGGCTTTGTTCAGGTTTCCATCTTCTTGGCTCTTCCGCAGCAGCTACAGCTGTTAATTTCAATAAATCCACATCTGGCATGGACTAAAGAAGATGAAGACAAAGTGTATCTGTTAGCGTTCATGAGGGCACATTGAAAATCCTTTTTTCATCATCTTTTGCTGATATGGATGTTGATATAGGAATTATTTCCTGCTGATCTCACACTGTAAACAGTATCCGCCCTAACAAGTCATTTAGTCCACCACTCACCCTTAAAATCTTTTCTTCCTTAGGCAATAAAAGCTGTGCCATGCAGAGTCGGCCAGGAATGAATCCCACATCTTATT
This window contains:
- the LOC144532149 gene encoding placenta-specific protein 9-like; amino-acid sequence: MTCPFTSSVGLIFLLIGYAAAGPEPELRPRAVRSSACQEHTNLHNRLDVVEKKVEDTVEKLEVELAALLDAIEAPEWRPLLDNTEKTAVDILEDPGQLNEPGNGGGTVIQELF